The following proteins are encoded in a genomic region of Phycisphaera sp.:
- the recJ gene encoding single-stranded-DNA-specific exonuclease RecJ, with protein MPPTAPSDAATNLRGLTKRWRLPEPTGPLDASLPPLVARVLAGRPHLDAASLEPKLTGLHDPSGIPDLDKAAEMLLEAGRAGEVIAIYGDYDVDGTTGSAILHHIIRELCPDARLVHFVPHRLRDGYGVHVHAIEKLASDGAGVIVTVDCGITANEPATRARELGVRLIVTDHHNPPATADELPKADAVVHPGRPDSAYPFAGLCGAGVAFKLAWRMATMAGEGGRAAPGPRALLLDLLPLAALGTVADVSPLIDENRIIVTHGLALMRRTRIRGLATLAGRCVRENRPVGVGDLGFRLGPRINALGRVADAGEAIELLTTGDEDRIAAICDTMDELNQQRQAIEKRIVEQACEEVVRLGMDRDEHRAIVLAHEDWHPGVIGIACSRLVERFGRPTILMQRDADVCKGSGRSISGFNLHGAVHACADHVEGFGGHDAAIGLRVSSDRLGAFIEAMVAHANSRLTVEDLTPEVRIDADAGLHELDEKGILTLEKLGPFGRGNPTPRLRLRGIHVSQPPTLMGSSSAHLSMFVRDDAGSTLKLVGWGWGRHAEKIKNGTTLDVVITPRVEEYRGRRSVRGEIADVRTAD; from the coding sequence ATGCCCCCCACCGCCCCATCCGACGCGGCCACCAACCTTCGTGGCCTGACCAAGCGATGGCGGCTGCCAGAGCCCACTGGGCCTCTGGACGCCTCGCTGCCGCCTCTGGTGGCCCGGGTGCTGGCGGGGCGGCCCCACCTCGACGCGGCGAGCCTGGAGCCCAAGCTGACCGGGCTGCACGACCCCTCGGGCATCCCGGACCTGGACAAGGCCGCCGAGATGCTGCTGGAGGCCGGGCGGGCGGGCGAGGTAATCGCGATCTATGGCGATTACGACGTCGATGGGACGACCGGATCGGCCATCCTGCACCACATCATCCGCGAACTCTGCCCCGATGCGAGGCTGGTACACTTCGTGCCCCACCGCCTTCGGGACGGCTACGGCGTGCATGTCCACGCGATCGAGAAGCTGGCCTCCGACGGAGCCGGGGTCATCGTGACGGTGGACTGCGGGATCACCGCCAACGAGCCGGCCACGCGGGCCCGGGAATTGGGCGTACGGCTGATCGTGACCGACCATCACAACCCCCCCGCCACCGCCGACGAGCTCCCGAAGGCCGACGCCGTGGTACACCCTGGGCGGCCCGACTCGGCCTACCCGTTCGCGGGGCTGTGCGGGGCGGGCGTGGCGTTCAAGCTAGCGTGGCGGATGGCGACAATGGCGGGCGAGGGCGGCCGGGCGGCACCGGGGCCCCGGGCGTTGCTGCTGGACCTGCTGCCGCTGGCTGCGCTGGGAACCGTCGCGGACGTATCGCCGCTGATCGACGAGAACCGGATCATCGTCACGCACGGGCTGGCGTTGATGCGGCGGACGCGGATTCGCGGGCTGGCGACGCTGGCCGGGCGGTGCGTGCGTGAGAATCGGCCGGTGGGCGTGGGCGACCTTGGGTTCCGCCTCGGGCCGCGCATCAACGCGCTGGGACGGGTGGCCGACGCGGGTGAGGCGATCGAGTTGCTGACCACGGGCGACGAGGATCGGATCGCGGCCATTTGCGACACGATGGACGAATTGAACCAGCAGCGGCAGGCGATCGAGAAGCGGATCGTCGAGCAGGCGTGCGAAGAAGTCGTGCGGCTGGGTATGGATCGGGATGAGCACCGGGCCATCGTGCTCGCGCACGAGGATTGGCACCCGGGCGTTATTGGCATCGCGTGCTCGCGGCTGGTCGAGCGGTTCGGGCGGCCGACGATCCTGATGCAGCGCGACGCGGACGTGTGCAAGGGATCCGGGCGCAGCATCTCGGGCTTCAACCTGCACGGCGCTGTACACGCGTGCGCGGATCATGTCGAAGGCTTCGGCGGCCACGACGCGGCGATCGGGTTGCGCGTGTCGTCCGATCGACTCGGGGCTTTTATCGAGGCGATGGTCGCACATGCGAATTCGCGATTGACCGTTGAAGACCTGACACCCGAGGTCCGAATCGACGCCGACGCGGGGCTGCACGAGCTCGACGAGAAGGGCATACTGACGCTGGAAAAGCTCGGACCGTTCGGGCGCGGCAACCCGACCCCCCGGTTGCGGCTGCGGGGCATTCACGTGTCCCAGCCGCCGACGCTCATGGGTTCGAGCAGCGCCCACCTGTCGATGTTCGTGCGCGACGACGCGGGCTCAACGCTCAAGCTCGTCGGCTGGGGCTGGGGCCGCCACGCCGAGAAGATCAAGAACGGAACGACCCTGGACGTGGTGATCACGCCCAGGGTCGAAGAGTACCGCGGTCGCCGTTCGGTGCGCGGCGAGATCGCCGACGTGCGAACGGCTGATTGA
- a CDS encoding cob(I)yrinic acid a,c-diamide adenosyltransferase codes for MVKLNKIYTRTGDDGTTGLGDGSRVPKADPRVEAYGTTDEANAALGLAVIACKDAGQPAAGFVSILESLQHDLFDCGADLCTPIKDDGKESERLRVIPSQIDRLEALIDRFNEDLEPLTSFVLPGGTPAAAGLHLARTIVRRAERLATATLEAEPDETNANVIRYLNRLSDLLFVLGRIANPTGDVLWKPGANRDSH; via the coding sequence ATGGTTAAGCTCAACAAGATCTATACCCGCACCGGCGACGACGGCACCACCGGTCTAGGAGACGGCTCCCGCGTGCCCAAGGCCGATCCTCGCGTGGAGGCCTATGGCACCACCGACGAGGCCAACGCCGCCCTGGGCCTGGCCGTCATCGCCTGCAAGGACGCCGGCCAGCCCGCCGCGGGGTTCGTGTCCATCCTCGAGTCCCTCCAGCACGACCTGTTCGATTGCGGGGCCGACCTCTGCACGCCGATCAAGGACGATGGCAAGGAGAGCGAACGCCTCCGGGTCATCCCCAGCCAGATCGATCGCCTGGAGGCCCTCATCGACCGCTTCAACGAAGACCTCGAGCCCCTCACCAGCTTCGTGCTGCCCGGGGGCACGCCCGCCGCAGCCGGCTTGCATCTGGCCCGGACCATCGTGAGGCGGGCCGAACGCCTGGCCACGGCCACCCTGGAAGCCGAGCCCGACGAAACGAATGCCAACGTAATCCGATACCTCAACAGGCTGAGCGACCTGCTGTTCGTGCTGGGTCGTATTGCCAACCCCACCGGCGACGTGCTGTGGAAGCCCGGCGCGAATCGAGACTCTCACTAG
- a CDS encoding serine/threonine-protein phosphatase has product MATANFTSEFAQEFDVETGQLLRRRFLWFLGFNLAFWAIGLFAVLMFWGEFSKAPLSTRVWTFIIAGVDISVYVWFFRRVLRSRPDKPAILQLTRILLLYVGTIGLAQYFLEVPGTSFAIAGFPGATLNFGMAFFFACLFLPWSPKEVYHTIGVVLALHAVVLMAVNLPPNANWFWLIFFPFFVGPGFAVCAVKHSARMRSFKMRFLSARYGEVRREMTDARRIHEDLFPEPRDVGDMVFRYTYQPMRQIGGDFLFFHESPGIEGRVPVNVVLIDVTGHGLAAALTVNRLHGELERIFAENPHAEPGHVLGLLNRYVHLTLAQHSIYASAVCLRIDPTTNELTYANAGHPPMFLRGVDGTIEELDSTAIVLGACLPEDFHADPQAHTFMPGDMLIAYTDGAMEARNDKGKCIGRQWLTAMIAAANCEPGDWPRRIIGELDTRRHGVPEDDTLVIEVQRRLATDAPTQEAAEGRRQHV; this is encoded by the coding sequence ATGGCCACCGCCAACTTCACAAGCGAGTTCGCACAGGAGTTCGACGTCGAGACGGGGCAACTGCTGCGCCGGCGGTTCTTGTGGTTTCTGGGGTTCAATCTCGCGTTCTGGGCGATTGGCTTATTCGCCGTGCTGATGTTCTGGGGCGAGTTCTCGAAAGCACCGTTGTCCACACGCGTGTGGACCTTCATCATCGCTGGCGTCGACATCTCCGTGTATGTCTGGTTCTTCCGCCGCGTGCTGCGTAGCCGCCCCGACAAGCCCGCGATCCTCCAACTCACGCGCATACTCCTGCTCTACGTCGGCACGATCGGGCTCGCCCAGTACTTCCTGGAAGTTCCAGGAACGAGTTTTGCCATCGCGGGCTTCCCGGGGGCAACGCTCAACTTCGGCATGGCGTTCTTCTTCGCGTGCCTGTTCTTGCCCTGGTCGCCCAAGGAGGTCTACCACACCATCGGCGTGGTGCTCGCCCTCCACGCCGTCGTGCTAATGGCGGTCAACCTCCCGCCGAACGCGAACTGGTTCTGGTTGATCTTCTTCCCATTCTTCGTCGGGCCCGGCTTCGCCGTTTGTGCTGTCAAGCACTCCGCCCGCATGCGTAGCTTCAAGATGCGGTTCCTCTCGGCCCGCTACGGCGAGGTCCGCCGCGAGATGACCGACGCCCGCCGCATCCACGAGGACCTCTTCCCCGAGCCTCGCGACGTGGGGGACATGGTCTTCCGCTACACCTACCAGCCCATGCGCCAGATCGGCGGCGACTTCCTCTTCTTCCACGAGAGCCCGGGCATCGAGGGCCGCGTACCCGTCAACGTCGTGCTCATCGACGTCACCGGCCACGGCTTGGCCGCCGCACTCACGGTCAATCGTTTGCACGGCGAGCTCGAACGCATCTTCGCCGAGAACCCACACGCCGAGCCGGGCCACGTGCTGGGGTTGCTCAACCGCTACGTCCATCTCACCCTCGCCCAGCACAGCATCTACGCGTCGGCCGTCTGCCTGCGCATCGACCCGACCACCAACGAGCTCACCTACGCGAACGCCGGCCACCCACCCATGTTCCTGCGCGGTGTTGACGGCACCATCGAAGAGCTCGACTCGACCGCCATCGTGCTCGGTGCTTGCCTGCCCGAGGACTTCCACGCCGACCCGCAGGCCCATACCTTCATGCCGGGCGACATGCTCATCGCCTACACCGACGGCGCGATGGAGGCCCGCAACGACAAGGGCAAATGCATCGGCCGCCAGTGGCTCACCGCCATGATCGCCGCGGCGAACTGCGAGCCAGGCGACTGGCCCCGCCGCATCATCGGCGAGCTCGACACCCGCCGCCACGGCGTGCCCGAAGACGACACGCTGGTCATCGAGGTCCAGCGGCGGCTGGCAACCGATGCGCCGACCCAAGAGGCCGCCGAGGGCAGAAGGCAGCATGTCTGA
- a CDS encoding 4-oxalocrotonate tautomerase family protein: MPYVNVRITPAASRDQKAQIIAEITDTLARVLDKRPESTHIVIDEVDEQNWGFAGVPTDVYRAGHSE, encoded by the coding sequence ATGCCCTACGTCAACGTCCGCATCACCCCCGCCGCCTCGCGCGACCAGAAGGCCCAGATCATCGCCGAGATCACCGATACTCTGGCCCGCGTGCTCGACAAACGCCCCGAGTCCACCCACATCGTCATCGACGAGGTCGACGAGCAGAACTGGGGCTTCGCGGGCGTGCCAACGGACGTGTACCGGGCTGGACATTCCGAGTGA
- a CDS encoding thiazole synthase: MNPLTIAGRTVDSRLFVGTGKYASYDLMQRALEASGCRVVTVAVRRERLVNEKGESLLDYVDTGKYTILPNTAGCFTADDAVRVARLGRELLSQIDNTGQDWVKLEVLGDKRTLLPDPVGTIEATKTLVDDGFKVLVYSSDDPIVAKRLKDLGAASVMPAGSPIGSGRGVVNQANIVLCLEALKENDPDYPVIVDAGVGSASDVAVAMELGADGVLLNTAIAHAKDPVAMAHAMRMALEAGYLSYRSGRIEKKLHATASSPFEGAISYIPGE; encoded by the coding sequence ATCAACCCCCTGACGATCGCCGGCCGGACGGTGGACAGCCGCCTGTTTGTGGGCACGGGCAAGTACGCGAGCTATGACCTGATGCAGCGGGCCCTGGAGGCCAGCGGCTGCCGCGTGGTGACGGTGGCGGTGCGGCGCGAGCGGCTGGTGAACGAGAAGGGTGAGAGCCTGCTGGACTATGTCGACACCGGGAAGTACACCATCCTGCCCAACACGGCGGGGTGCTTCACGGCCGATGACGCCGTGCGTGTGGCGCGGCTGGGGCGCGAGCTGCTGAGCCAGATCGACAACACGGGGCAGGACTGGGTGAAGCTGGAGGTGCTGGGCGACAAGCGCACGCTGCTGCCCGACCCTGTGGGCACGATCGAGGCGACCAAGACGCTCGTCGACGATGGCTTCAAGGTGCTGGTGTACTCGAGCGACGACCCGATCGTGGCCAAGCGGCTGAAGGATCTGGGCGCGGCCAGCGTGATGCCGGCGGGCAGCCCGATCGGCAGTGGGCGGGGCGTGGTCAACCAGGCCAACATCGTGCTGTGTCTAGAGGCGCTCAAGGAGAACGACCCGGACTATCCCGTGATCGTCGACGCGGGCGTGGGCAGCGCGAGCGACGTGGCGGTCGCGATGGAGCTGGGAGCCGACGGCGTGCTGCTGAACACCGCCATCGCGCACGCGAAGGACCCGGTGGCGATGGCCCACGCGATGCGCATGGCGCTGGAGGCGGGGTACCTGAGCTATCGCAGCGGCCGCATCGAAAAGAAGCTGCACGCGACGGCGAGCAGCCCGTTCGAGGGGGCGATTAGTTATATTCCGGGGGAGTGA